In Chromatiales bacterium, the DNA window CTCTCCATCTTCGGCGACCACTCCGACGTGATGGCCACCCGCGCCACCGGCTTCGCCCTGCTGGCCTCGGGTTCGGTGCAGGAGGCACAGGACCTCGCCCTCGTCGGTCAGGTCGCCACCCTCGCCGGGCGCGTGCCGCTGCTGCACTTCTTCGACGGCTTTCGTACCTCGCACGAGATCGCCAAGATCGAGGTGCTGGATGATGACGCGCTGCGCGCGCTGGTCCCGGAGGAGGCCATACAGGCCCATCGTGCGCGTGCCCTGAGCCCCGCGCACCCGGTGTTGCGCGGCAGCTCGCAGAACCCGGACGTCTTCTTCCAGGGACGAGAGAGCGTGAACACGTCCTACGATGCCTTTCCCGGCGTGGTGCAGCAGGCGATGGACGCCTTCGCCGCGCTGACCGGCCGGCAGTACCACCTGTTCGACTACGTCGGCCACCCGGACGCGGAGCGGGTCCTGATCCTGATGGGCTCGGGGGCCGAGACGGCCGAGGAGACGGTCGACTGCCTGCTGCGCCAGGGCGAACGGGTGGGACTGGTGAAGGTGCGTCTCTACCGCCCCTTCGATGCCCGGGCCCTGTGCGCTGCCCTGCCGGCAACGGTCACCGGCATCGCGGTGCTGGATCGCACCAAGGAGCCGGGGGCGGCCGGCGAGCCGCTGTACAAGGACGTGACCACCGCGCTCTACCAGGCGCTCGCCGGCGGACAGCTGGCGCAGGCGCCGCGGGTCATCGGCGGGCGCTACGGCCTCTCCTCCAAGGAATTCACCCCGGGCATGGTCAAGGCAGTGTTCGACGAGCTGGCGAAGAATCGCCCGCAGCATCCCTTCACCATCGGTATCCACGACGACGTCACCCACCTGAGCCTTTCCTGGGACCCGGCCTACCGCACCGATGCGCACGCGGATGTCGTGCAGTGCGTGTTCTATGGCCTGGGCTCCGATGGCACGGTGAGCGCCAACAAGAACTCCATCAGGATCATCGGCGAGGCCACCGACCTCTACGCCCAGGGCTACTTCCAGTACGACTCGAAGAAGTCCGGTGCGGTGACCGTCTCGCACCTGCGCTTCGGGCCGCGGCCGATCCGTTCCGCCTATCTCGTGGGTGACAACGACGCGCACTTCGTCGCCTGCCACCAGCCGGTGTTCCTCGAGCGCTACGACATGCTCGACAAGGCCGCACAGGGCGCGGTGTTCCTGCTCAACAGCGCGGCCGCACCCGAGGCCGTGTGGGACACGCTGCCGCGGCGCTACCAGCAGCAGATCCTCGACAAGGGCATCCGCCTCTTTACCATCGACGCCTACGCGGTGGCCGAGCAGGCCGGCATGGGCAAGCGCATCAACACCATCATGCAGACCTGCTTCTTCGCCATCTCGGACATCCTGCCGCGCGAGCAGGCGATCGACGCGATCAAGCAGGCGGTGGAGTCCACCTACGGGCGCAAGGGCCGGCGCATCGTCGAGTTCAACTACCGGGCCATCGACGCGGCCCTGGCCGCCTTGCACGAGGTGCCGGTGCCGGCGCGGGTCACCAGTACCGTCGAGCGCCGGCCGCTGGTCGGCGAGGATGCCCCGGCCTTCCTGCGCGAGGTCACCGTGCCCATCATCGCCGGGCGCGGCGACGCGGTACCGGTGAGCCGCATGCCCATGGACGGCAGCTTTCCGCTGGGCACCGCCGCCATCGAGAAGCGCAACCTGGCGCTGGAGATCCCGGTCTGGGAACCGGAGCTGTGCACCCAGTGCGGCAAGTGCCCCTTCGTCTGCCCGCACGGCGTGATCCGCGCCAAGCTGTTTCCAAAGGCCCTGCTCAGGGATGCGCCGCCGACCTTCAAGGCCGCGCCCGTGCTCGGCAAGGACTATCCGCAGGACATGGTGATGACCTACCAGGTCGCGCCCGAGGACTGCACGGGCTGCGGGCTGTGCGTCGACATCTGTCCCATCCGCGACAAGAGCAATGCCAGCCGCAAGGCGCTCAACATGGCGCCGCAGCCGCCGCTGCGCGAGGCCGAGCGCGCGAACTGGGACTTCTTCCTCTCGCTGCCCAGCCACGACCGGCGCGCGGTGAAGGAGAAGACCCTCAAGGGCGCGATGCTGTTCGATACCCTGTTCGAGTTCTCCGGTGCCTGCGAGGGCTGCGGCGAGACGCCCTACATCAAGCTCGCCAGCCAGCTCTTCGGCGACCGCATGGTGGTGGCCAATGCCACCGGCTGTTCGTCGATCTACGGCGGCAACCTGCCGACCACGCCCTGGACCACCAACGGCGAGGGCAGGGGGCCGGCCTGGAACAACTCCCTGTTCGAGGACAATGCCGAGTTCGGTCTGGGCCTGCGCCTGGCCATCGACAAGCAGCGCGAGTACGCCGCCGAGCGCCTGTATGCACTGCGCGATACGGTCGGTTCGGCGCTGGCCGATGCCATCCTGGGTGCCGACGAGCGGGACGAGGCCGGCATCCATGAGCAGCGTGAGCGCGTTCGTGAACTCAACGGGAAGCTGCAGGCCATCGACACTCCGGCCGCACGCGAACTGCTGGGCCTGTCCGAGAACCTCACGCGCAAGAGCGTGTGGATCATCGGCGGCGACGGCTGGGCCTACGACATCGGCTTCGGCGGCCTCGATCACGTGCTCGCCTCGGGCCAGGACGTGAACATCCTGGTGCTCGACACCGAGGTGTATTCCAACACCGGCGGGCAGACCTCCAAGGCCACGCCGCGCGGGGCGGTGGCGAAGTTCTCCGCCGGCGGCAAGCCCACGGCGAAGAAGGACCTGGCGCGCATCGCCATGAACTACGAACACGTCTACGTCGCCCACGTGGCCTACGGCGCCAAGGACGTGCAGACCCTGCGCGCCTTCCTGGATGCCGAGTCCTGGCACGGGCCCTCGCTGATCATCGCCTATTCGCCCTGCATCGCGCACGGCGTGGACCTGGCCAACAACCACCGCCAGCAGCAGCTTGCCGTGGACAGCGGCCACTGGCCGCTGTTGCGCTACGACCCGCGACAGGCCGAGGCGGGAAAAAACCCGCTGCACCTGGACTCGAAGCCGCCTTCCATCCCCTACCGCGAATTCGCGATGAGCGAGGCACGTTTCGCCATGCTGGCGCGCTCCAACCCGGAGGCCGCGAGCCGCCTGCTGGACGAGGCACAGGCGGAGGTCTCGGAGCGCTATCACCGCTACGAGCAGATCGCGGAACTGGCCTGGGCCTTCGACGACCCCTGGGCCGAGCCGACGGCAGACGACGCACACGGCGACGAAGCGGTCGCCGGGGAAGGAGAGGCAACATGAGCGGGATCGACCTGACGACGCGTTACCTCGGGCTCGCACTCGACCACCCGCTGGTACCCTCGGCCTCGCCGCTCAGCCGCTCGCTGGACAGTGCACGCCGCCTGGAGGACGCGGGTGCCGCGGCGCTGGTCATGCACTCGCTGTTCGAGGAGGCGGTGCATCACGAACAGGCCATGCAGGCGCGCTTCCTGCACCACCAGGAGATCGGTCATGCCGAGGCCGACAGTTTCCTGCCCCTGCCGACGAGCTATCTCAACGAGGTGGATGACTACCTGGAGACCTTGCAGGGCCTCAAGCGACATCTCTCCATCCCGATCATCGCGAGCCTCAACGGCATGACACCGGACGGCTGGGTGAGTCACGGACGCGAACTGGCCGAGGCCGGGGCGGATGCCCTGGAGCTGAATGTCTACTACGTCCCGGCGAACGTCGAGGAGTCCGGCACCGAGGTGGAGGCGCGCTACCTGCAGCTTCTGCGCGAACTCAAGGCCAGCGTCGACCTGCCGGTGACGATGAAGCTCTCCGCCCAGTTCTCCGCCCCCGGACATTTCATCCGCCAGCTCGAGGCGGCCGGCGCCGACGGGGTGTCGCTCTTCAATCGCTTCTACCAGCCGGACATCGACATCGAGACCCGCGAGGTGGTGCCGCGGCTGGAACTCTCCACCTCCGTCGAGTCGCTGCTGCGCATCCGCTGGCTGGCCATACTGCACGACCGGGTGGGGCTGTCGCTGGCGGCCACCGGCGGCTTTCATGGCGTGGAGGACGTGGTCAAGGCGCTGATGGCCGGCGCCGACGTGGTGCATCTGTGCAGCGCCCTGCTGCGTCATGGTCCGGACTACCTGCGCGAGGTCCTCGCCGGCCTGCGCCACTGGCTGGAACTGCACGAGTATGCGTCGGTGGCGCAGA includes these proteins:
- a CDS encoding dihydroorotate dehydrogenase-like protein; translation: MSGIDLTTRYLGLALDHPLVPSASPLSRSLDSARRLEDAGAAALVMHSLFEEAVHHEQAMQARFLHHQEIGHAEADSFLPLPTSYLNEVDDYLETLQGLKRHLSIPIIASLNGMTPDGWVSHGRELAEAGADALELNVYYVPANVEESGTEVEARYLQLLRELKASVDLPVTMKLSAQFSAPGHFIRQLEAAGADGVSLFNRFYQPDIDIETREVVPRLELSTSVESLLRIRWLAILHDRVGLSLAATGGFHGVEDVVKALMAGADVVHLCSALLRHGPDYLREVLAGLRHWLELHEYASVAQIKGCACQRRAIDPAAFERANYLDVLDSYTPAPGVRR
- the nifJ gene encoding pyruvate:ferredoxin (flavodoxin) oxidoreductase produces the protein MSRPAGRTTLRVAGRQSWRCVVEVRQRLTLDGNEAVARIAHRLNEVVAIYPITPASPMGEHADAWSAAGQANLWGTVPRIVEMQSEAGAAGAIHGALQGGALTTTFTASQGLLLMIPNMYKIAGELSPTVFHVAARSIASQALSIFGDHSDVMATRATGFALLASGSVQEAQDLALVGQVATLAGRVPLLHFFDGFRTSHEIAKIEVLDDDALRALVPEEAIQAHRARALSPAHPVLRGSSQNPDVFFQGRESVNTSYDAFPGVVQQAMDAFAALTGRQYHLFDYVGHPDAERVLILMGSGAETAEETVDCLLRQGERVGLVKVRLYRPFDARALCAALPATVTGIAVLDRTKEPGAAGEPLYKDVTTALYQALAGGQLAQAPRVIGGRYGLSSKEFTPGMVKAVFDELAKNRPQHPFTIGIHDDVTHLSLSWDPAYRTDAHADVVQCVFYGLGSDGTVSANKNSIRIIGEATDLYAQGYFQYDSKKSGAVTVSHLRFGPRPIRSAYLVGDNDAHFVACHQPVFLERYDMLDKAAQGAVFLLNSAAAPEAVWDTLPRRYQQQILDKGIRLFTIDAYAVAEQAGMGKRINTIMQTCFFAISDILPREQAIDAIKQAVESTYGRKGRRIVEFNYRAIDAALAALHEVPVPARVTSTVERRPLVGEDAPAFLREVTVPIIAGRGDAVPVSRMPMDGSFPLGTAAIEKRNLALEIPVWEPELCTQCGKCPFVCPHGVIRAKLFPKALLRDAPPTFKAAPVLGKDYPQDMVMTYQVAPEDCTGCGLCVDICPIRDKSNASRKALNMAPQPPLREAERANWDFFLSLPSHDRRAVKEKTLKGAMLFDTLFEFSGACEGCGETPYIKLASQLFGDRMVVANATGCSSIYGGNLPTTPWTTNGEGRGPAWNNSLFEDNAEFGLGLRLAIDKQREYAAERLYALRDTVGSALADAILGADERDEAGIHEQRERVRELNGKLQAIDTPAARELLGLSENLTRKSVWIIGGDGWAYDIGFGGLDHVLASGQDVNILVLDTEVYSNTGGQTSKATPRGAVAKFSAGGKPTAKKDLARIAMNYEHVYVAHVAYGAKDVQTLRAFLDAESWHGPSLIIAYSPCIAHGVDLANNHRQQQLAVDSGHWPLLRYDPRQAEAGKNPLHLDSKPPSIPYREFAMSEARFAMLARSNPEAASRLLDEAQAEVSERYHRYEQIAELAWAFDDPWAEPTADDAHGDEAVAGEGEAT